From Bacillus sp. Bos-x628, the proteins below share one genomic window:
- a CDS encoding T7SS effector LXG polymorphic toxin, whose product MEERAKHYLELREQMIDLKKALQGVANLGDDFTGKGADNIKSFYQELAGNVDMLISFIDKQKAFHQGVAGTLEDASFGGDTFIDEHFLENQVEMGLKNAKSIVSDQKKALESIFQDIDDLISLDVFDDQIFHEKITDAEDKRKKTVKDLNELDQHLKDEYALSETEEQATMALYAEMMNATNDGKTISPINFDKKAYQNSEIYKAKSDIEKQTSEYLKIKKEQEKARKIAKEQEALANRPWYEKALDYGGNIVNELTGVNDAKRAATGVDPITGEELTAGQRVAAGGMAAAGYIPIVGWAGRIFKSGKAIYKTTQATTAAIRAVDIYKTSQKSFDVLKTSQKGLYGLASANGFSEAITGRDMFGNKISKEQQEASMNATLGMLLPFGAKGFHGKMGVKGTNNALSNKKVAVGEEIITQRVRKVEFDLTAKITPYKSLSRSQQKKIKEKIENRTVTKEEYKRYQWDRRFSKRRAAGVTEFWKQEKKRILDGEPTTRGWTNEQIQEILKGKKPQYNGESIIGHHTYNAMNYPHICNRGELIYPVTSREHLKGWHGGSYSKNAPGRPVNPNFLEEF is encoded by the coding sequence ATGGAAGAAAGAGCGAAGCACTATCTGGAACTTCGGGAACAAATGATAGACTTAAAAAAAGCATTACAAGGTGTGGCGAATCTCGGTGATGATTTCACTGGAAAAGGTGCCGACAATATTAAAAGTTTTTATCAAGAACTAGCTGGAAATGTGGATATGTTGATTAGCTTTATAGATAAACAAAAAGCCTTTCACCAAGGTGTTGCGGGTACACTTGAAGATGCGAGCTTTGGCGGTGATACTTTTATTGATGAACACTTTCTAGAAAATCAGGTAGAGATGGGGTTAAAAAACGCCAAAAGCATTGTATCTGATCAAAAGAAGGCACTAGAAAGCATTTTTCAGGATATAGATGATCTCATCTCCCTTGATGTGTTTGATGATCAAATCTTTCATGAAAAGATAACGGATGCCGAAGACAAACGGAAAAAGACCGTAAAAGATTTAAACGAATTAGACCAACATCTAAAAGATGAATATGCTTTGTCAGAGACTGAAGAGCAGGCTACAATGGCATTGTACGCCGAAATGATGAATGCGACAAATGACGGAAAAACCATTTCACCGATCAATTTTGATAAGAAAGCGTATCAAAATAGCGAAATCTATAAAGCAAAAAGCGATATTGAAAAGCAAACTTCTGAATATCTCAAAATCAAAAAAGAACAGGAAAAAGCCCGCAAGATTGCGAAAGAACAAGAAGCACTGGCGAACCGTCCTTGGTATGAAAAAGCACTTGATTATGGTGGAAACATCGTGAATGAGCTAACAGGGGTGAACGATGCAAAACGTGCGGCTACGGGCGTCGACCCAATTACAGGCGAAGAGCTTACGGCAGGCCAACGAGTCGCCGCAGGCGGAATGGCAGCAGCAGGTTATATCCCAATCGTCGGCTGGGCAGGGCGCATTTTCAAAAGCGGAAAAGCGATCTACAAAACCACCCAAGCCACCACAGCCGCAATCAGGGCGGTTGACATTTATAAGACGTCACAAAAGTCATTTGACGTCCTGAAAACCTCGCAAAAAGGACTTTATGGACTTGCTTCAGCAAACGGATTTAGCGAAGCCATCACTGGCAGAGACATGTTTGGGAACAAGATCTCAAAAGAACAACAGGAAGCGAGTATGAATGCGACGCTGGGGATGCTTTTGCCGTTTGGGGCGAAAGGGTTTCATGGTAAAATGGGAGTTAAGGGTACAAATAATGCTTTGAGTAATAAAAAAGTAGCAGTAGGAGAAGAGATTATTACTCAAAGGGTACGGAAAGTAGAATTTGATTTAACTGCAAAAATTACACCTTATAAATCTTTAAGTAGGAGTCAGCAGAAAAAAATAAAAGAAAAGATTGAAAATCGTACAGTTACAAAAGAAGAATACAAAAGATATCAATGGGATAGAAGGTTTTCAAAAAGAAGGGCAGCGGGGGTTACTGAATTCTGGAAGCAAGAGAAGAAAAGAATTTTAGATGGAGAACCTACAACAAGGGGTTGGACTAATGAACAGATACAAGAGATTTTAAAAGGTAAAAAACCTCAATATAATGGGGAATCAATAATTGGACATCATACTTATAATGCTATGAATTATCCACATATTTGTAATAGGGGAGAATTAATTTATCCTGTTACTAGTAGAGAACATTTAAAGGGTTGGCATGGAGGGAGCTATAGCAAAAATGCCCCTGGTAGACCTGTTAATCCAAACTTTTTAGAGGAATTTTAG
- a CDS encoding nitric oxide synthase oxygenase: MNNQETLWNEAEAFISLCYEELNKSNEEKVARLHEIKEEIESAGVYTHTTEELTHGAKMAWRNSNRCIGRLFWSTLHVHDCRHVKTADEVKEALFHHIEYATNGGKIRPSITIFPPEHHRQQEVVIYNHQLVRYAGYETEYGIIGDEASLELTKICEAHGWKGERTHFDILPLMFRMKDQPPVLYDLPKEIVLEVDITHPEYEKFHDLGLKWYAVPIIADMKLEIGGIHYNAAPFNGWYMGTEIGARNLADEHRYNMLKKVASILGLDTTKNVSLWKDKAIVELNVAVLHSYREAGVTIVDHHTAAHQFKQFEKQEERSERRLTGDWTWLIPPVSPAATHIFHRNYENAIVKPNYFYQEKPYKRIEKA; the protein is encoded by the coding sequence TTGAATAACCAAGAAACGTTGTGGAATGAAGCAGAAGCTTTTATTTCTTTATGCTATGAAGAATTAAACAAGTCAAACGAAGAGAAAGTAGCACGTTTGCATGAAATAAAAGAAGAAATTGAGTCTGCGGGTGTTTATACTCACACAACAGAAGAATTAACTCATGGAGCCAAAATGGCATGGCGCAACAGCAATCGTTGCATTGGCCGCCTGTTTTGGTCGACTTTGCATGTGCATGACTGCCGGCATGTGAAAACAGCGGACGAGGTGAAGGAGGCACTCTTTCATCATATTGAATATGCCACAAATGGTGGGAAAATTAGACCTTCCATTACGATATTTCCACCTGAACATCACAGGCAGCAGGAAGTCGTCATCTATAATCATCAGCTTGTTCGTTATGCTGGGTATGAGACTGAATACGGCATCATAGGAGATGAGGCATCCCTTGAACTGACAAAAATTTGCGAAGCTCATGGCTGGAAAGGGGAACGTACACATTTTGATATTTTGCCTCTTATGTTTCGGATGAAAGATCAGCCGCCGGTTCTTTATGACCTACCTAAAGAGATCGTCTTGGAAGTTGATATAACGCATCCTGAATATGAAAAATTTCATGATCTAGGACTAAAATGGTACGCCGTTCCAATCATTGCCGATATGAAACTAGAGATTGGCGGTATTCATTATAACGCTGCACCGTTTAATGGCTGGTACATGGGAACAGAAATTGGTGCACGTAACTTAGCTGATGAACATCGCTACAATATGTTAAAAAAAGTCGCTTCTATCTTAGGTTTGGACACAACAAAAAATGTGTCTCTCTGGAAAGATAAAGCCATTGTGGAATTAAATGTGGCTGTGCTTCATTCCTATCGTGAAGCAGGGGTAACGATTGTAGATCACCATACTGCTGCACACCAGTTTAAACAGTTTGAAAAGCAAGAGGAGAGGTCCGAGCGTCGGCTGACAGGGGATTGGACCTGGCTCATCCCACCGGTATCGCCTGCTGCCACTCACATTTTTCATCGAAATTATGAAAATGCAATCGTAAAACCAAATTATTTTTATCAAGAAAAGCCATATAAACGGATAGAAAAAGCCTAG
- a CDS encoding PadR family transcriptional regulator codes for MRVLKFAILGLLDQRDLTGYDITKHFKDTLGQFWSAKHSQIYPELKRLTEEGFIQFDVHIHGKKLEKKVYQITDAGKAELDEWLRTKSPIPETTKDEFMLKTFFISSMDKKDAVELFTHQLLERTKKVDMLEHKLKVLTEEDPSVQLLHSVQFGHFLVLTRAIEREKGYVLWLQKTLHFINQ; via the coding sequence ATGAGAGTACTGAAATTCGCTATTCTTGGTTTACTAGATCAGCGTGATCTGACTGGATACGATATCACCAAGCACTTTAAGGATACCCTTGGACAGTTTTGGAGTGCCAAGCATAGCCAAATCTATCCAGAGCTCAAGCGTCTAACAGAAGAAGGATTTATTCAATTCGATGTTCACATACATGGGAAAAAATTAGAAAAAAAGGTCTATCAAATCACCGACGCAGGGAAGGCGGAATTGGACGAGTGGCTAAGGACAAAAAGCCCGATTCCTGAGACAACAAAGGATGAATTCATGCTGAAAACATTCTTCATCTCATCTATGGACAAGAAAGATGCAGTCGAATTGTTTACACATCAACTTTTGGAACGGACTAAGAAGGTGGATATGCTTGAACATAAGCTAAAAGTCTTAACTGAGGAAGACCCTTCAGTGCAATTGCTACATTCCGTGCAATTTGGGCATTTTTTAGTATTGACAAGAGCGATAGAAAGAGAAAAAGGATATGTTCTTTGGCTCCAAAAGACCCTTCACTTCATCAATCAATAA
- a CDS encoding phenolic acid decarboxylase — protein MDQFVGLHMIYTYENGWEYEIYIKNDHTIDYRIHSGMVGGRWVRDQEVNIVKLTKGVYKVSWTEPTGTDVSLNFMPEEKRMHGVIFFPKWVHERPDITVCYQNDYIDLMKESREKYETYPKYVVPEFADITYMKQAGVNDETIIAEAPYEGMTDDIRAGRR, from the coding sequence ATGGATCAATTCGTTGGACTTCATATGATTTATACATATGAGAATGGTTGGGAATATGAGATTTACATTAAAAATGATCACACCATTGATTATCGTATCCATAGCGGGATGGTTGGCGGCCGATGGGTTCGTGATCAAGAGGTCAATATTGTGAAGCTGACTAAAGGAGTCTACAAAGTATCTTGGACTGAACCAACTGGGACAGATGTTTCATTGAACTTTATGCCTGAGGAAAAACGTATGCACGGTGTCATCTTCTTCCCAAAATGGGTGCATGAACGACCAGATATCACCGTTTGTTATCAAAATGATTACATCGATCTGATGAAAGAATCCCGCGAAAAATATGAAACGTACCCTAAATATGTTGTTCCTGAATTCGCAGACATTACGTATATGAAACAAGCAGGCGTCAATGATGAAACGATTATTGCAGAAGCACCTTATGAAGGCATGACAGATGATATTAGAGCTGGACGAAGATAG
- a CDS encoding citrate:proton symporter yields the protein MLAILGFLMMIVFMILILTKRMSVLTALVLTPIIFALIAGFHFTEISDMIVKGVQQVAPTAVMIMFAILYFGIMIDAGLFDPMVAKILKIVKGDPLKIVVGTAVLTMLAALDGDGTTTYMITTTAMLPLFTLLGIRPIILAGIAGVGMGIMNTIPWGGATPRASSALGVDPSLLFGPMIPVIGAGVLSMVIVAYFLGKAERKRLGVIELEQPIHANEMAAALQDDIKRPNLWWFNLSLTLLLVLFLVSGKVSLTVLFVLAFCVAIMVNYPNLEHQRERIAAHSTNVLAIASMIFAAGVFTGILTGTKMVDEMAISIVSSIPEQLGGFIPVIVALTSGIFTFFMPNDAYFYGVLPILSETASAYGVDKVEIARASIIGQPIHMLSPLVPSTHLLVGLVGVSLDQHQKFGMKWAVLAVVAMTVIAVIIGAISIW from the coding sequence GTGTTAGCTATTTTAGGATTTCTTATGATGATTGTATTTATGATTCTTATTTTGACGAAACGTATGTCTGTTTTGACTGCACTGGTATTGACACCAATTATATTTGCTCTCATTGCAGGCTTTCATTTTACTGAAATTTCAGACATGATTGTGAAAGGCGTTCAGCAAGTTGCTCCGACAGCTGTCATGATTATGTTTGCCATTTTATACTTTGGCATTATGATTGATGCGGGTCTTTTTGACCCAATGGTTGCAAAAATTTTAAAAATTGTAAAAGGTGATCCTTTAAAAATTGTCGTTGGAACAGCTGTACTAACAATGCTTGCCGCTCTTGATGGTGACGGAACAACGACATATATGATTACAACAACAGCTATGCTTCCGTTATTTACGTTACTTGGCATTCGACCAATTATTTTAGCGGGAATTGCCGGTGTAGGAATGGGAATTATGAATACGATTCCATGGGGAGGGGCAACGCCAAGAGCGTCGAGTGCGCTAGGAGTCGATCCATCACTTTTATTTGGGCCTATGATTCCAGTGATTGGTGCAGGTGTTTTGAGTATGGTGATTGTTGCTTACTTTCTTGGAAAAGCCGAAAGAAAACGTCTTGGCGTGATTGAACTAGAACAGCCGATTCATGCAAATGAAATGGCAGCGGCGCTGCAAGATGACATCAAACGACCGAATCTATGGTGGTTTAATCTCTCGCTTACATTGTTATTAGTGCTTTTTCTAGTATCAGGTAAAGTCAGTTTAACTGTTCTGTTCGTACTTGCTTTCTGCGTGGCCATTATGGTGAACTATCCGAATTTAGAGCATCAGAGAGAGCGAATCGCTGCTCATTCGACAAACGTTCTTGCGATTGCGTCTATGATTTTTGCTGCGGGTGTTTTTACAGGCATTTTAACAGGGACGAAAATGGTCGATGAAATGGCGATCTCCATTGTTTCTTCCATTCCAGAGCAACTCGGCGGATTTATCCCTGTCATTGTCGCGTTAACAAGTGGAATCTTTACGTTCTTTATGCCAAATGATGCATACTTTTATGGAGTGCTGCCAATCCTATCAGAAACAGCATCAGCATATGGTGTCGATAAAGTCGAGATTGCGAGAGCGTCTATTATTGGTCAGCCGATTCATATGTTAAGTCCACTTGTTCCGTCTACTCATTTACTTGTTGGACTTGTGGGGGTTTCACTTGATCAGCATCAGAAATTTGGGATGAAATGGGCTGTGCTTGCCGTCGTCGCAATGACAGTCATAGCGGTCATTATTGGTGCTATTTCTATCTGGTAA